Proteins encoded within one genomic window of Geotalea daltonii FRC-32:
- a CDS encoding MlaA family lipoprotein — translation MTGRALATIGRILLAIVLMAVVCGCAAPRLEAEIPARHTLDEFIETERQDDPLDIYDPVERFNRGVYRFNYYADNYVFLPVVNFYEFVTPVFLQDRVSNFFNNVSELSTLANCILQLKPKCTAKTVGRIVINTTLGIGGMFDPATQWQIDRQREDFGQTLGYYGAGPGPFVVLPFMGPSNLRDTIGLSADIGGFFFIDPFDFEHNKALGLAFDTMYLVDMRHKIKFRYFESGSPFEYELIRMLYTKARESEIRN, via the coding sequence ATGACCGGGAGAGCCCTGGCTACAATTGGAAGAATCCTTCTGGCAATTGTGCTCATGGCCGTTGTCTGCGGCTGTGCCGCGCCACGGCTGGAAGCAGAAATACCGGCGCGCCACACCCTGGATGAATTCATCGAGACCGAGCGCCAGGACGACCCGCTGGATATCTACGACCCTGTGGAACGGTTCAACCGGGGAGTCTACCGCTTCAACTACTACGCTGATAACTATGTCTTTTTGCCGGTGGTCAATTTTTACGAGTTTGTAACGCCGGTATTCCTCCAGGACCGGGTCAGCAATTTCTTCAACAATGTCTCTGAACTGAGCACTCTGGCCAACTGCATCCTACAGCTTAAACCCAAATGCACCGCCAAAACTGTCGGCCGTATTGTCATCAACACCACTCTGGGCATCGGAGGCATGTTCGATCCGGCAACCCAGTGGCAGATCGACCGACAAAGGGAAGATTTTGGCCAAACCCTCGGTTATTACGGAGCCGGACCAGGGCCGTTCGTGGTTTTGCCCTTTATGGGGCCTTCGAACCTGCGTGATACTATCGGTCTTTCTGCAGACATAGGAGGCTTTTTCTTCATCGACCCGTTCGATTTCGAGCACAACAAAGCGCTCGGCTTGGCCTTCGACACCATGTATCTGGTGGACATGCGCCACAAGATAAAATTCAGATATTTTGAGTCGGGTTCCCCCTTTGAGTACGAACTGATACGCATGCTTTACACCAAGGCTCGCGAGTCGGAGATCAGAAATTAG
- a CDS encoding 4Fe-4S dicluster domain-containing protein, with product MSHHQTKGVYPALASRINRFPQGALPSDLLYRILSLLFNEEEAALVALLPLRPFTAAKAARLWKVTEVNARLVLDTLAERAMLLDVEKEGTVYYVLPPPMAGFFEFSLMRVRSDLDQQALSRLLYQYINVEDAFVRDLFAGGETQLGRVLVSEPSLADNNAAVVLDYERASEIISTASHLAVGLCYCRHKMGHLGRACRAPLGNCITLNDAAESLIRHGTARRIDVAEGLDLLQEAWSLNLLQCADNVQQGVNFICNCCSCCCEGLIAVRRLAVSHPLCTTNFLPVVDAHSCSGCGRCADICPIGAISVVSKHEVDGVPRTSGVVNGDICLGCGICVRSCSATAIKLVPRPRRVVTPVNTAHRIVLMAIERGKLQQLIFDTQALFSHRLMAAILGVILRLPGVKQLMACSQMKSRYLERLLAGRNII from the coding sequence GTGTCCCATCATCAGACAAAGGGCGTCTACCCGGCGCTAGCCTCCCGTATCAACCGGTTTCCCCAAGGCGCCCTCCCTTCGGATTTGCTTTACCGGATACTTTCCCTGCTTTTTAACGAAGAAGAGGCAGCGCTGGTGGCCCTGCTGCCCCTCAGGCCATTTACTGCGGCAAAAGCAGCTCGCCTGTGGAAGGTGACAGAGGTGAATGCCCGGCTGGTACTGGATACGCTCGCTGAACGGGCGATGCTGCTTGATGTGGAAAAGGAAGGCACGGTATATTATGTGCTGCCTCCACCAATGGCCGGATTTTTCGAGTTTTCCCTGATGCGGGTCCGTTCCGACCTTGATCAGCAGGCTCTGAGCCGGCTTTTATACCAGTACATAAACGTCGAGGACGCATTTGTCCGCGACCTGTTTGCCGGTGGCGAGACCCAGCTCGGCCGGGTGCTGGTCAGCGAGCCTTCTCTTGCAGACAACAACGCTGCCGTTGTCCTCGATTATGAGCGGGCCAGCGAAATCATCAGCACCGCCAGCCACCTTGCCGTAGGCCTTTGCTACTGTCGGCACAAGATGGGACATTTGGGGCGAGCCTGTAGGGCGCCCCTGGGCAACTGCATAACCTTGAACGATGCGGCCGAGTCCTTGATCCGCCACGGCACTGCCCGGAGGATCGATGTTGCCGAGGGGCTTGACCTCCTGCAGGAAGCATGGTCTCTCAACCTTTTGCAATGTGCCGACAATGTTCAGCAGGGGGTGAATTTCATCTGCAACTGCTGCAGCTGTTGCTGCGAAGGGCTGATTGCCGTCCGCCGTCTTGCTGTCAGCCACCCCCTGTGCACTACGAATTTTCTGCCGGTGGTCGATGCCCATTCATGCAGTGGTTGCGGCAGGTGCGCCGATATCTGCCCGATCGGGGCCATATCCGTGGTCTCGAAACACGAAGTGGATGGGGTGCCGCGGACCAGCGGAGTGGTCAATGGGGATATATGCCTCGGCTGCGGTATCTGCGTCCGTTCCTGTTCAGCCACGGCCATAAAACTAGTGCCGCGGCCGAGGCGGGTGGTGACCCCTGTCAACACAGCTCACCGCATCGTGCTCATGGCAATAGAGCGGGGCAAGCTGCAGCAGCTGATTTTCGATACCCAAGCCCTGTTCAGCCATCGGCTGATGGCGGCAATCCTAGGTGTGATCCTGCGCCTGCCCGGCGTCAAACAGCTAATGGCTTGCAGTCAGATGAAGTCCCGCTACCTGGAGCGCCTGCTGGCCGGGCGGAATATTATCTGA
- a CDS encoding penicillin-binding protein 1A: protein MNFRFCRKVTLFGLLVISMAACIVPSALAQEGFAAYPHLPPSYSSIKVFDSKGQFVGRLLPEKRYWVSIDRIPAFLQKAVIAVEDSRFYEHNGIDVRGIARALVKDVVKGRMAEGGSTITQQLIKNKFLSSEKSIDRKLKEGVMAMDFEKKYTKKQILEMYFNEIYYGNGAWGIAQAARIYFDKSPQELTEAECSLLAGVPKNPGRYNPLGKAEEVSRRKAVVLKRMADLNMITTRQQQKLKAQRVAVTRAGQAPYYLAHIKGKLIEQFGPQVIEQGGLEVTAAMDLELQKLAEKTLHDGVKRISPQMEGALLCLDTNTGDVLAAVGGTDYKQSPYNRAFFAKRQPGSTIKPLIYAAALEKGIATSSIWSDTPVAYNRGNNEVWKPLNYGREQYGELSLRQALAYSNNVITVKLLDTVGVPYFVDFAGKVGLPMRAENGLSLALGSDEVTLNELVRAYSPFATGGLRPEPRTIIRIYDRNRRTWTENPPVITPVLSPATAYISTQMLKDVMTYGTAKGLKKFTQLYPAAGKTGTTDDYRDAWFVGYTPGIITGVWLGYDKPKPGGKGFTGGTVAAPIWERFMRQAVTSRPVADFQKPEMVVSVAIDPATGYLAAPDCPDKRDELYIPGTQPTEYCLQHGGESLNPVAMPPVQPEAPEGQPAPEGAQEPIQEEIKE, encoded by the coding sequence TTGAATTTCCGTTTTTGCAGGAAAGTGACCCTTTTCGGCTTGCTGGTTATCAGCATGGCTGCGTGCATCGTTCCCTCGGCCCTGGCCCAGGAGGGCTTTGCCGCCTATCCCCACCTGCCTCCCTCATATTCCTCCATCAAGGTCTTTGACAGCAAGGGGCAGTTCGTCGGCAGACTGCTGCCGGAGAAAAGATACTGGGTCTCCATCGATCGCATCCCGGCGTTCCTGCAGAAGGCGGTTATCGCTGTAGAAGACTCACGTTTTTACGAGCATAACGGCATCGATGTGCGGGGCATTGCCCGGGCATTGGTAAAGGATGTGGTCAAGGGCAGAATGGCCGAGGGGGGGTCGACCATCACCCAGCAGCTGATCAAGAACAAGTTCCTCAGCAGCGAGAAATCCATTGACCGCAAGCTGAAGGAAGGGGTGATGGCGATGGATTTTGAAAAGAAGTACACCAAGAAGCAGATCCTGGAAATGTACTTCAACGAAATCTATTACGGCAACGGGGCCTGGGGCATTGCCCAGGCTGCAAGGATTTATTTCGATAAAAGCCCCCAGGAGCTGACCGAGGCTGAATGCTCTTTGTTGGCCGGGGTGCCGAAAAACCCGGGGCGCTACAATCCTCTGGGAAAAGCGGAAGAGGTGTCCAGGCGGAAAGCGGTAGTCCTCAAGCGCATGGCTGATTTGAACATGATCACTACGCGGCAGCAGCAGAAGCTGAAGGCCCAGCGTGTTGCAGTGACCAGAGCGGGTCAGGCACCCTATTACCTGGCCCATATCAAGGGGAAACTTATCGAGCAGTTCGGACCGCAGGTTATCGAGCAGGGGGGGCTTGAAGTGACGGCGGCCATGGACCTGGAGCTGCAGAAGCTGGCGGAAAAAACCCTGCATGATGGAGTGAAGCGCATCTCGCCACAGATGGAGGGAGCACTGTTGTGTCTGGATACCAACACCGGCGATGTACTTGCCGCAGTTGGCGGCACCGATTACAAACAGAGCCCCTATAATCGCGCCTTCTTCGCCAAACGGCAGCCAGGCTCGACGATTAAGCCCCTGATCTATGCTGCTGCCCTGGAAAAGGGAATTGCAACCAGCAGCATCTGGAGCGATACCCCGGTTGCCTACAACCGTGGCAACAACGAGGTGTGGAAACCCCTCAATTATGGGCGGGAGCAGTATGGGGAGCTGAGCCTGCGACAGGCCCTGGCCTATTCCAACAACGTCATTACCGTAAAGCTGCTGGATACGGTCGGCGTCCCGTATTTTGTCGATTTTGCCGGCAAGGTTGGCCTGCCGATGAGGGCGGAAAACGGCCTTTCCCTGGCGCTGGGCAGTGACGAGGTGACACTGAATGAGCTGGTCCGCGCCTACAGTCCGTTTGCCACCGGCGGCCTGCGCCCCGAGCCGAGAACAATTATCCGCATTTATGATCGCAATCGCCGCACCTGGACTGAGAATCCTCCCGTCATCACCCCGGTTCTTTCTCCGGCCACTGCCTATATCTCCACCCAGATGCTGAAGGATGTCATGACCTACGGTACGGCCAAGGGACTCAAAAAGTTCACCCAGCTGTACCCAGCCGCCGGCAAGACCGGTACCACCGACGACTATCGGGATGCCTGGTTTGTCGGTTATACTCCCGGGATCATAACCGGGGTCTGGCTCGGCTACGACAAACCAAAACCGGGGGGCAAAGGCTTTACCGGCGGCACGGTGGCTGCCCCCATCTGGGAGCGTTTCATGCGGCAGGCGGTGACGTCGAGACCGGTTGCCGACTTCCAGAAACCGGAGATGGTCGTTTCCGTCGCCATCGATCCCGCGACCGGTTACCTGGCGGCACCCGATTGCCCCGATAAGCGTGATGAACTCTATATTCCGGGCACCCAGCCCACTGAATACTGTCTCCAGCATGGTGGAGAGTCATTGAACCCTGTTGCTATGCCACCGGTACAACCGGAAGCGCCGGAGGGACAGCCCGCGCCGGAAGGGGCTCAAGAGCCGATACAGGAAGAGATAAAAGAATAG
- a CDS encoding nucleotidyltransferase domain-containing protein: MAKVDRIRQLIAKEAARLMFEEGVKEYLDAKRKAARRFGPEKALSLGSHLPANWQIHAEVQRLINIHDEKVLPARLMHFRLMALRYMELLEQFHPYLVGSVLSGAVTERSDIDLHLFADSTEQVEAFLLSKRISFEEELVTIRHGGEFFEYPHIYLEEDGVVIECTVYPSEDIHRIPKSSITGKPMERADARKLKKIIADTGLP, from the coding sequence ATGGCCAAGGTGGACAGAATTCGTCAGCTCATCGCGAAAGAAGCGGCACGCCTCATGTTCGAGGAGGGGGTCAAGGAATACCTTGATGCCAAGCGTAAGGCCGCCCGGCGCTTCGGCCCGGAAAAAGCACTCTCCCTTGGTTCTCATCTCCCTGCCAATTGGCAGATCCATGCCGAGGTGCAACGCCTCATCAACATCCACGATGAAAAAGTGCTGCCGGCGCGGCTGATGCATTTTCGCCTCATGGCCTTAAGGTACATGGAACTTCTGGAACAGTTTCACCCCTATCTGGTCGGCTCGGTCCTGAGCGGTGCAGTCACCGAGCGCAGCGATATCGACCTCCATCTCTTTGCCGACTCCACCGAACAGGTGGAGGCGTTTCTTCTGAGTAAGAGAATTTCTTTCGAGGAGGAACTGGTCACCATCCGCCACGGCGGAGAATTTTTCGAGTATCCACATATCTACCTGGAGGAGGACGGGGTGGTGATTGAGTGCACCGTCTATCCTTCCGAGGACATCCACCGCATCCCCAAAAGCAGCATCACCGGCAAGCCCATGGAACGTGCAGATGCCCGAAAATTGAAAAAGATCATCGCTGACACGGGCTTGCCATAG
- a CDS encoding alpha/beta fold hydrolase — MNYINVGKENSCNIDLYYEDHGAGKPVVLIHGWPLSGASWEKQVPALIDAGYRVITYDRRGFGNSSKPLSGYDYNTLAEDLHKLMSKLDLRDAILVGFSMGGGEVARYLGVHRSERVSKAVFMAAITPFLLKTADNPEGVDGQVFDGIKQAIVADRPALLSGFLEKFYNLDELRGERISDEAVRLSWNIAAQASPQGTLDCVSAWLTDFREDLKRIDIPTLVIHGDADRTLPLAATGERISQFVRGSRLVKVAGGPHGLNWTHAEAVNRALLEFLGQGR; from the coding sequence ATGAACTACATCAATGTGGGTAAAGAGAACTCCTGCAACATCGACCTCTACTATGAGGATCACGGTGCGGGCAAACCAGTGGTTCTGATCCACGGCTGGCCGCTGAGCGGCGCTTCATGGGAGAAGCAGGTGCCGGCCCTGATCGATGCCGGTTACCGGGTCATCACCTATGACCGCCGCGGGTTCGGCAACTCAAGCAAGCCTCTTTCCGGCTATGACTATAATACCCTTGCCGAGGATCTGCACAAGCTCATGAGCAAGCTCGACCTCCGAGATGCAATATTGGTGGGATTTTCCATGGGAGGTGGCGAGGTGGCACGCTATCTCGGTGTTCACCGCTCAGAGCGGGTCAGCAAGGCGGTCTTCATGGCAGCCATAACGCCATTTCTGCTCAAGACCGCTGACAACCCGGAAGGGGTGGATGGCCAAGTCTTTGACGGCATCAAACAGGCCATAGTTGCCGATCGCCCTGCCTTACTTTCCGGCTTCCTGGAAAAGTTCTACAATCTGGATGAGCTCAGAGGGGAAAGGATCAGCGACGAGGCGGTCCGGCTCAGTTGGAATATCGCAGCCCAGGCATCCCCCCAAGGCACACTGGATTGTGTCTCGGCATGGCTGACGGACTTCAGGGAGGATCTCAAGCGCATCGACATACCGACGCTGGTCATTCACGGCGACGCCGACCGGACGCTTCCTCTGGCAGCGACAGGGGAACGAATTTCCCAGTTCGTCAGGGGGAGCCGACTGGTGAAGGTGGCAGGGGGGCCTCATGGTCTCAACTGGACCCATGCCGAGGCAGTGAACCGGGCACTCCTGGAGTTTCTTGGCCAGGGCAGATGA
- a CDS encoding acyl-CoA thioesterase, whose product MIDQILKGFPIVVEFPVAWGEMDSQKHVNNVVYFRYMENARIAYYDRIGAWQMMEETGIGTVLASTDCRYRIPLTYPDTLSVGAKIVSIEADRFTMEYRVVSHRLGKLAAEGKGVLVAYDFREDRKTVLPEALVRNMEALEATDGEN is encoded by the coding sequence ATGATTGACCAGATTTTGAAGGGATTCCCCATTGTCGTGGAGTTTCCCGTCGCCTGGGGCGAGATGGACTCCCAGAAACATGTAAATAATGTCGTCTATTTCCGCTACATGGAAAATGCACGCATCGCTTATTACGACAGGATCGGTGCCTGGCAGATGATGGAAGAAACAGGTATCGGCACGGTCCTCGCCTCAACCGATTGCCGCTACCGGATCCCGCTTACCTATCCGGATACCCTTTCAGTGGGAGCGAAAATCGTCAGCATCGAGGCGGATCGCTTCACCATGGAATATCGTGTGGTAAGCCACCGGTTGGGCAAATTGGCAGCTGAGGGGAAGGGTGTGCTGGTTGCTTACGATTTCCGGGAGGACAGGAAGACTGTTTTACCTGAAGCCTTGGTACGGAATATGGAGGCACTGGAAGCCACTGACGGAGAGAATTAA
- a CDS encoding alkaline phosphatase produces MLEILRKRRSIISLVVTVQLILSLAGCGTTDTIGGAKNVILVVADGMQLEHERAAGNYLYGAPEGALQHQKYNYKGAASTWDVTTYNRYAFAAYSSNGFSSRRYSDATVNLDNLATFDPALGYNPAKGGKLPYRQDTTGQTGYFGTKIKDSSTGTAKYPATDSASAGTALATGFKTDDGNIAWRSGDPANGRLASIAEMYRNQKKASIGVVSTVPFSHATPAAFVSHNTNRNNYQAIAQEIITVSRPEVVIGGGNPNFNDPAGITGPAAYQYVDAADYAALKGSTEYTFIERKAGVDGGTALSGAADAAAAGNKKLFGLFGGAGGSFEYHKPSNDGTSQITRGSIENPTLADAAKAALKVLGKNRNGFFLMVEQGDIDWSNHANDYASMIGGIWDLNEAIKSIEAYVDQSGDDVTWDNTMLIVTSDHGNSYMRLAKDLAKGSLPKQNPISDGGAPAGYDSSVGYYYDPTEVTYGFAGKGVNSHSNELVTLYGKGAGLSQLSAYQGLWYPGTTIVDNTQIFKAMLGALGLIDDNRIKAN; encoded by the coding sequence ATGCTGGAAATTTTGCGCAAAAGAAGAAGTATCATCTCCCTGGTTGTCACGGTCCAATTGATACTGTCCTTGGCCGGATGCGGAACGACGGACACGATCGGCGGGGCGAAAAACGTCATCCTGGTTGTCGCAGACGGCATGCAGCTGGAGCACGAACGGGCTGCAGGCAATTACCTTTATGGCGCGCCCGAGGGGGCTTTGCAGCACCAGAAGTACAACTACAAGGGGGCAGCTTCCACTTGGGACGTGACCACCTACAACCGCTATGCCTTTGCGGCTTATTCCAGCAACGGTTTCAGCAGCAGGCGCTACAGCGACGCTACCGTCAATCTGGACAATCTTGCAACCTTCGACCCCGCCCTCGGCTATAATCCTGCAAAAGGGGGAAAACTGCCCTATCGCCAGGATACCACTGGTCAGACCGGGTATTTCGGCACCAAAATAAAGGACAGCAGTACCGGCACTGCCAAATATCCCGCAACAGACTCGGCGTCGGCAGGCACGGCACTGGCGACCGGGTTCAAAACCGATGACGGCAACATCGCCTGGCGTAGCGGCGATCCGGCCAACGGCCGACTTGCCAGCATCGCCGAAATGTATCGCAACCAGAAGAAGGCATCCATCGGCGTCGTCAGCACGGTACCCTTTTCCCACGCCACTCCGGCCGCTTTTGTCAGCCATAACACCAACCGCAACAACTACCAGGCCATAGCCCAGGAGATCATCACCGTGTCCCGTCCGGAGGTGGTCATTGGGGGCGGCAACCCCAACTTCAATGATCCGGCAGGGATTACCGGACCCGCTGCTTACCAGTATGTTGATGCTGCCGATTATGCCGCGCTGAAAGGTTCGACCGAATACACTTTCATCGAGCGTAAGGCGGGTGTTGACGGCGGAACAGCCCTGTCCGGCGCGGCAGATGCTGCGGCGGCAGGAAACAAGAAGTTGTTCGGACTCTTCGGGGGCGCGGGAGGGAGTTTCGAATACCATAAACCAAGTAATGACGGTACTTCGCAGATTACCCGTGGTTCCATTGAAAATCCCACCCTTGCCGATGCTGCCAAGGCAGCACTTAAAGTGCTCGGCAAGAATCGGAACGGCTTTTTTCTCATGGTGGAGCAGGGGGACATCGACTGGTCCAACCATGCCAACGATTATGCTTCCATGATCGGCGGCATCTGGGACCTGAACGAGGCGATTAAATCCATCGAAGCCTACGTGGATCAATCCGGGGATGATGTGACCTGGGATAACACCATGCTTATCGTCACCTCGGACCATGGCAACAGTTATATGCGTTTGGCGAAAGACCTGGCCAAAGGGAGCTTGCCGAAGCAGAACCCCATCAGTGACGGCGGCGCTCCGGCCGGCTATGACAGTTCCGTCGGCTATTATTACGATCCGACGGAGGTGACCTATGGCTTTGCAGGCAAAGGGGTCAACTCCCATTCCAACGAGCTGGTGACCCTCTATGGTAAGGGCGCCGGGCTGTCTCAGCTCTCCGCCTATCAGGGGCTCTGGTATCCGGGGACGACCATTGTCGACAACACCCAGATTTTCAAGGCCATGCTGGGTGCACTGGGACTGATCGACGACAACCGCATCAAGGCCAACTGA
- a CDS encoding alpha/beta fold hydrolase, which yields MRSHGAEGCEVFSPSSFLSADEGALQGISVTLEEMTSPLRQYAVAEDAILRYRVHGHGSQKLILVHGLASRAETWTDLVQLFPPDRYTLYLLDLLGSGGSAKPAKADYSIRAHGRRLLNFIEGLGLSGVTLVGHSLGGTVVLFAAIEALAGREVLLKSLVIIGGPGFIQRLPLVAQVFRFSLAGKAFVAIPSPEAWVKVGLKVAYYDKRLVDREHVDRYLPCYRDRAAKLALVATCRALVPPDSDRLIGCYGKLRLPVLLLWGRHDRIVSVSQGERLKKAISGARLEIIGDCGHNPQEERSEETFRIIDGFIHHHISRTSNS from the coding sequence ATGCGTTCTCACGGGGCTGAAGGTTGCGAAGTCTTCAGCCCTTCTTCTTTCCTGTCAGCAGATGAAGGTGCCTTACAAGGAATTTCTGTTACCCTTGAGGAGATGACTTCACCTCTCCGCCAATATGCCGTTGCCGAAGATGCCATCCTCCGCTACCGCGTCCATGGCCACGGCAGCCAAAAGCTGATCCTGGTCCACGGTTTGGCTTCCCGCGCCGAAACCTGGACCGACCTCGTGCAGCTTTTCCCTCCCGACCGATATACACTCTATCTCCTCGATCTCCTTGGCTCGGGCGGATCGGCCAAACCTGCCAAGGCCGATTATTCAATTCGCGCCCATGGGCGCCGGCTGCTAAATTTCATTGAAGGATTGGGGCTTTCAGGAGTGACGCTTGTCGGGCATTCGCTGGGGGGAACGGTGGTACTTTTTGCGGCCATCGAGGCCCTGGCCGGACGGGAGGTGTTACTTAAATCTCTGGTCATCATTGGAGGGCCGGGATTCATTCAGCGGCTGCCGCTCGTGGCGCAGGTATTCCGGTTTTCCCTGGCGGGCAAAGCGTTCGTTGCCATCCCTTCGCCGGAGGCGTGGGTAAAAGTCGGCCTGAAAGTCGCCTACTACGACAAAAGACTGGTGGACCGGGAGCACGTGGACCGCTATCTCCCCTGTTACCGGGACCGGGCCGCCAAACTGGCGCTGGTGGCAACTTGCCGTGCCCTCGTCCCCCCCGACAGCGACAGGCTCATCGGCTGCTACGGAAAACTCCGTCTGCCCGTTCTATTGCTGTGGGGGCGGCATGACCGGATTGTCAGTGTGTCACAGGGGGAACGGCTGAAAAAGGCAATTTCCGGAGCGAGGTTGGAGATTATCGGGGATTGCGGGCACAATCCCCAGGAAGAGAGGTCGGAAGAGACTTTCCGTATTATCGATGGTTTTATTCACCATCACATCAGCAGAACAAGCAACAGCTGA
- a CDS encoding aspartate:alanine exchanger family transporter, which yields MLQVLINNPLLLLFVVAAIGYPLGQLKVHGSCLGVAAVLFVGLAVGSIHPDLKLPEIVYILGLGLFVYTIGLSSGPAFVASLRREGLRNNLLVIGMLFFASGLAVIAHRLLHLKASLTAGMFAGCLTNTPALASALETIKHTAPAQAVELMLAEPVVGYSITYPVGVIGVVLAITIVQRLWHIDYTAEAKRMHTFGASSEPLLNCTISVTHAHISATIDQLSREQKWDVLFGRIKRRNHVFLSTPQTVLEPGDMVIAVGTEEELHRVAVFLGEQSSEHIGLDRSEYDYRRIFVSNTHVAGRAIGELKLQEKFGAVITRVRRGDVDFLPHEDMVLELGDRVRVLTRTREIGRVTSYFGDSYRAVSEVDIMTFSLGLALGLLLGTIPLPLPGGITIKLGFAGGPLIVALILGTVGRTGSMVWSLPYGANMTLRQIGLVFFLAGVGTRAGYSFFSTFSQGGGLTIFAAGAAITCLTALATLWVGHRLLKIPFSLLIGMVAGLQTQPAVLGYALEQTGNDLPNIGYASVYPVATIGKIVAVQLLLVLLM from the coding sequence ATGCTGCAAGTTCTCATCAATAACCCGCTTCTGCTGCTGTTCGTTGTGGCAGCCATCGGTTACCCACTGGGGCAGCTGAAGGTCCACGGCAGCTGCCTTGGCGTTGCCGCCGTTCTTTTTGTCGGCCTGGCAGTAGGTTCTATCCATCCGGACCTGAAGCTGCCGGAGATCGTCTACATCTTAGGTCTCGGCCTGTTCGTTTACACCATCGGGCTGTCCAGCGGCCCGGCCTTTGTCGCTTCCCTAAGGCGGGAAGGACTGCGCAACAACCTGCTGGTTATCGGCATGCTCTTTTTTGCCTCGGGACTTGCCGTCATCGCCCACCGGCTTCTTCACCTAAAGGCCTCCCTCACCGCCGGAATGTTCGCCGGCTGCCTGACCAACACTCCTGCCCTGGCCAGTGCCCTGGAGACCATAAAACACACCGCGCCGGCACAGGCAGTGGAACTGATGCTGGCCGAACCGGTTGTCGGCTACTCCATCACCTATCCGGTTGGGGTTATCGGCGTCGTCCTTGCCATCACCATTGTCCAGCGTCTCTGGCATATCGACTACACTGCCGAAGCAAAGAGAATGCATACATTCGGCGCCAGCAGCGAGCCCCTCCTGAATTGCACCATAAGCGTCACCCATGCCCATATCTCGGCTACCATCGACCAGCTGAGCCGCGAGCAGAAGTGGGATGTGCTGTTCGGCCGCATCAAGCGCCGGAATCATGTCTTTCTGTCAACACCACAGACGGTTTTAGAACCGGGAGACATGGTGATTGCCGTGGGAACCGAGGAAGAGCTGCACAGGGTTGCCGTTTTTCTGGGCGAGCAGAGCAGCGAGCACATCGGCCTCGACCGCAGTGAATACGATTACCGCAGGATCTTCGTCTCAAACACCCATGTGGCGGGGCGCGCCATCGGGGAACTGAAGCTGCAGGAGAAGTTCGGGGCAGTGATTACCAGGGTGCGGCGCGGGGATGTGGATTTTCTCCCCCACGAGGACATGGTGCTGGAACTGGGGGACCGGGTGCGAGTTCTGACCCGGACCCGGGAGATAGGGAGGGTCACCTCCTACTTCGGCGATTCGTACCGGGCGGTGAGCGAAGTGGACATCATGACTTTCAGCCTCGGCCTAGCTCTGGGGCTGCTGCTCGGCACTATCCCGCTGCCGCTGCCGGGAGGCATCACCATCAAGCTCGGCTTTGCCGGAGGCCCGCTCATCGTCGCCCTTATTCTCGGCACCGTCGGCCGCACCGGCTCCATGGTCTGGAGCCTGCCATACGGCGCCAACATGACCCTGCGCCAGATCGGCCTGGTCTTTTTCCTGGCCGGAGTCGGCACCCGGGCCGGCTACAGCTTTTTCTCCACCTTCAGCCAAGGTGGCGGGCTGACCATCTTCGCCGCCGGCGCCGCCATCACTTGTCTCACCGCTCTTGCCACCCTCTGGGTCGGCCATCGTCTGCTTAAGATTCCCTTCAGCCTGTTGATCGGCATGGTCGCCGGCCTTCAGACCCAACCGGCCGTACTGGGCTATGCCCTGGAGCAGACCGGCAACGACCTCCCGAACATCGGCTACGCCTCGGTCTATCCGGTGGCCACCATCGGCAAGATCGTCGCTGTTCAGCTGTTGCTTGTTCTGCTGATGTGA